The sequence below is a genomic window from Pseudorca crassidens isolate mPseCra1 chromosome 7, mPseCra1.hap1, whole genome shotgun sequence.
CTTCTACCTCCTGGCCAGTACATTACTTTTTATGTCTTCCCAAACCAAATATTTGGATATTAAGTTTAATTTCCTTGAAAAGTTAGAACCATATAATGCTTTATGAATCTGAATGAAATGACTGTTGAAATATCCATATCTCCATTGCACTTTGTTAATGCAGAAAAATTGCAAGGAAAATTTCTAATTGTTCTTGAGTCTATACACTTGCCCTTGTCACAGAGCGCTAGTTTTACAGGTAGCAAACGTATAAATAAAGAGTAGAATTAACCATCAGTTTGTTGATTTTAGCTTTTCTCTGAACACATGGGAATTTGGTCTGGACTTGGGGAGTTGTCTCTAGTTGGTGCTCTCACATTTGGTGTTTGGTTACCCCAAATTGCTAACTGTACAAACTGGGttgggggagagaagagggaagagggactCTGACCCTTGGTGTCTAGGAAGTTGGTCGACCCAGAGATGATGGCAACCTGAGAAGCCAGGTGGACCACTGTTAGAAGCCTATCCACTTAGCCTGGCACACAGATATAAATTCTGGTGGTTCCGCCTCTTCGCTTCACTTCTGccttgccttttatttatttatttttctatgcacTACCTACCCCcctcccactagactgtgagcctTGTGAGAACAAGGGCCTTGTCTCCTTTGTTCATACTGTGTCCCCAGCTCCTACAATAATAGTACCTGGAAAATAGTAATAAGAGAGAGAGGTGTTaccaaaattgtttttctttaatcaatattgattataaatataagttaaatatatgaatcatttttttatttggtcCTCACGTCACGCTTGGGTACTATAACATTTTAACTGGTCCCCTTGAATTTAATCTCTTTCCCTATCTCAGTTTAATCCACACACAGCTATGAAGACCATCCTTGTTGAGCCTTTTAGCCCCCTAGCACAGGGCCCGGTATGCAGTCTATCAGTGACTAAATGGATGAGATTCCCCTGCTCCGGGACCCAGTGTGGTGCCCTCTTCTGTACTTGGTCACCCCCCTCTCTTCTAGCCTCATCTTTCCTTGAGCTGCCTGGCTCTTCTCCACTACCTACCTGTCTTTCCATTTTACTCTGTCATCACTTAACCTTGTCTTCAGAACTCATCTCCTGGTTAACTCCATTCTGTTTTGATCATTTATTCATATATCATCAGATTGTGCTTGTTGATAATATACCTTTGTAACTGACCTAACTTAGTGTTATGTTTAGGGTGTTTGGCATTTATCTCACAGCTAGACTGTACCTCATTTTATGTCTTATAAATCCTTCCTCCTACTCTTTCCATTGAATAGGACCATTTTCTGTACCCAATTAAGCTTTCAATAAATGCTATATAATGAAGGTAGAGGTGGTGCCAGGAGCAGTTTCTACCACTGGATTTCCAGACATTCAGAAAATTCTTGTAAACACCAGGGACAGCTCTCTGATTCCAGACTATTTCGTTAGAAGCTGTTACTTTCCGGATTCCAGTTGCAGATAACAGCCAGTGGGTTTTGGCTTTGTATAAGCAGGCACAGCTCTGTTAGTCCAAAAAGGCTTTTTAGGAAGTTAAGAGTCTCCTTTATAACCCAttcagagatttttgtttttaactgttgTTTTTACACATCCTTAATTATTCttgaatttatcaaattttttgtgatgaaaatgttataaTGTAACATCTCCCCCAGTTtatcattaaacatttttcttttcaagatctggtcttaatttttttttttttttttgtgagagGGAGAAGACACTGAGGAGAGAGTACTGTATCCATTAGAGTTCAGTTTAGCTCTAAGTAACAGAGACCCCAAACAAACAATagctaaacaaaataaaagtttatcttTCACATAAATGTGTAGAGGTAGGCTTTCCAGGAGTAGTGTAGTGCTCTGATCCACAAAGCTCTTAGAGACCCAGATTCCTTCTAGCACCTTGTTCCTCCATCCATAAGTATGATCTCATAGTCCAAGATAGCAGTGCTATTGTTCCAGTCATCACCTCTGCATTCCAGGCTGCAGGATGGAGgaaggaacaaagagaaaggcTGTCAAAGAACAATTCCTGTGTCTTTTAGGGGAGGCTTTTGGGAGTTGCTACATGACATATCTGCTTATGGCCATACTAACAGCAAAGGAGGCTAGGGAAATATAGTGTTTATATTTGACCAACTGAACAAAGAGAGTCCTATTAGTGTAGAAGAACGAGGTAACACATACTGAGGAACATCTAGTTATCTTTGCTATGGTTGCCCCATACATCCCTCTGTCAAATGAGCTTTCTTGgagtttatttaaatacattcCTCTTGCTTCAAAACAGTGACTTCTTGTAATCATATTTTTTTAGAAGATAAATGCCTATGTGTTGTAAAAATTTGTAAGAACGTTAAAATCACCATGATTCCACAACCTAAAGATAATCACTGAAACAGCATCATGTAAGAAATGTCCTTAACACTAATATAGAACAAGCAACTTCAGAGTACAGAGTATTTAGATGTTTTTCTAAATCTTTCTAAAGGTTCTCTGCTATACTGTGTATGCATTTATTCCTTCAGTAAACATTATAAAACATCTTAGTCCCCAGCATCTTGTTAATTCATGTGTGTGGTTGGAAGGGAGAGCaaagaaagaacttttaaaaattaaatttgttgcTCTCAAGATACTTACAGTCTAGTACTGAGAGACAAgacaaacatatgaaaaagttGGTAAATCAATCAGGGCATATAAGTGCTGTATTTGTGTTAATGTATGTAAAGGTACACTAGAAAGCAGAAGATAAAATAATCATGACACTAGGTGTCTTTATTTAATGGTAGAATAATTTGTACCGTGGACAACTGTTTGGAAAAATGACACCTTGAGAATATATCATGCTTTTTAGTTGCTGGAGAATGAAATTTGGATTACAAGTCCTTAGAACAGTCTGATCAAGCTTAACATGGTTAAATTCTAACCTCTCCTGATTCCCAGATATAGAAGTCTGAAGTTCATTTAGAGATAATTCAGCATGACCTGTGCCTTTTGTGAACTTCAGAAATAACTAAAGATGGGCCAGTTGAATTTCGCTGAAAAATgggatgtgctttttttttttaaaatcctgatgttagtgcatttaaaaaaaaaagtttttgaggagaaatcaatgaaaattaaCCTTTCCTAATGAAAATGCCTAAGTGGGAACATTAACGATGTTAAAAAGACATACACAGAAAAACCTAAGCGCTATACCAAAATACTAACAATTGCCACTAGATGGTGAGATATGAGTGACTTTTTTTACTTTAGATGGTCCGTACATAACATTCTCTTTTTGTACTCCTCATCgcgttctttttttttgtagtataattgctttacaatattgtagtagtgtacaatattatatataggtgtacagcatagtgattttttttaacaagcaaagtggcttttaaaaagttattttattttatttattttattttctaagaaacctTCACTCGTGGCAAAGGCACAGTGGAGATGACTGTTAAAGGATAACTCCTTGATCCCTGTCCTGAGCCGAGCGCTGGGAAGCTTTCCGCCCGCCCGCTCTGGAACCCATGCCGCGGCGGGTGCTCTCGGAACCCACAGAGAACAGTGGGGCCCATTGTGCCTCCGGCTTCCTCAGGTGGCCCAGGGCCGAGGCCGCCGGTTTCCACACCAGAACACACACTCTTTCATGAAGAAGGGACCTGTGCGGCAAAGACAGAGCCTCTCTGTGGAGACATTGAAACTGCTGGCTTTCTTTTGACTCCTGGCAAAACTGGCCAGAAGAACACACGTTTTCAAAAGCTCCGGGCTTCCTGTTTGCATTCAGAAAGCGGGGGCCGCCGAGTAGCTGAGGGCGCCCGGGGGTGGGGTCGGCGAGCCGCAGCGACCTCATTGGTGAGGACCCGGCCTATGGCGTGTGCGCCCGGCCCGCCGGCCGAGTTCCCCCAGTGTCCACCCTCCTGCGCTGACGGGGTGGAGAGCCTGGGCCCCCGAGCTGGAGTGCGGGCGGCGGGCCGGCGGGAGCGCAGCGGGCGCCCGGTAGGTGTGCGGCCAGCGGGCGGGCGACAGGGCCTCCCCCGGGGCGCAGTCCCCGCCGGCCCGGGAGCGGGGCGGGCGGCAGCGGGCACCTGGCCGGGAGGGTCTAGGCCGGCCCAGCTTAGAATCAACGCGTGCCGTGAGATCTGTCTGACACCCAAGCCTGCCGTTTTTCTTTGCTGGTGGAATTTCAGACAGCACTGGAAACAGGTCTGGCTGCATACTTTGAGTGAGCATGTTGTCCTTTGTGgagttaaaaaggaaagaagacacGTTCTGTTAGCCTGAGCACAAGTTTCCGGGCGCAGAGCTCCCCATCAGCTTACCCTTCCTTAGGCTAGAAAATGATTGGTGTTGAACACCTCTTTCAAATAGAATCCTTTTTCCACGTGGTTTAAAACTGAAATCTAATGGCCAGATTCTAACAGCCAGAACAATTTAATGTTGTTTTAAATGAGGACACGAAGAGAACATAACCTTTTTATTCCTCTGcttggcatttttcttttctgtacttttctttccagCGTTTCAGAGGGAAGCGGGGGAGTGGAGGTAAAAGGTTTACTCAGAGCTCTCACACTGTCGGGTGTCACATTCAGCACTGTCAAGGGTGGGAAGGACAGGCCAGCAGTCTCCAAATTGCTGGAAGTACCTGGACCTTGACAGCAGTTAGGTGGACTTTTACACccaaggagaggggcaggggtaCAGATGGCTTGCATTTTTACTCATCACTTTGGGATCCTTCCCATAACTCTCAAATGCAGATCGTGGTATTATGACTCTAGGAAAACACATTACTTAATCCTgcaatttaaacaaaaatggCCTTGGTTTTCAGTTTGAAATGCATAGCTCAGGTCAGCAGCAAGGTCTGTGCCTTGAAAgattcctgtttccttttctaaatgGTTTAGCCAGAAGTAGCATTTATCAAATGCCACACGATCCAGTGTTTGGAGTATAGTTTTGCCCTTATTTTCATTCTCCTTTGCATCTGTTTGGATCCATCACAAATGCAAAACAAGGTATTCTTGGAATAGTGAATGTTTTGTCcaaaagaagtcaaagaggaaaacacgtttggggtttggttttgtttttaaatgggaaGACACACAACATAGGTGAAGTCAAGTCTGTCCTCCAACTGTTCTTGCCCCCATGCTGCTGGAGTTAATCACTCAGTGTCCCCTGTGTCCCCGCTTTCTCTGCAAGGAAGGTGTCAAGGCAAATTGGGACCTTGTGGGGGTGGTCAGCCACCGGGGTACGCTGGCCACCAGTTAGAAAGGCTGTATGGTCTGCAAAAGAGCAGTAGGTGGGAGAACTCAGGTCCAGGCTTCCTGGATCTGAACTGACTTGATCTGTTACTTTAAGACTTCTCACTTTTTCGTGCCTCAGAGTACACTTTATAAAGTAGGCGTCATAACGACTGCTGTCTGTACTTCAAAGGGACTGTGGACGGCAAAAGAAATGATCAACTTGAAAATGCTTTCCAGTCTTtttaatgcattcttttttagAAAATCAAGTATTTAGTAAGGACTTACTGTGTGCCTGgctcttaaaaatcattttctcatTACATTCTTTTAACAACCTTATGATTTAAATACTTGTTTGCATTTTTACTCAGGGGGAAACTGAAGTTCTGAGAAGTTTGTTAACTCTCTCACCCAGCTGATAAGCTGTAGATTCAGGGTTAGAGCACAGATTTGTCAACTCTTAAATCGTACTAGTTTACCACACTGCAATATACGACACATGTTAGTTTTTACCATTATGAGTATTACATGGCGTTATAgtattctcttctttctctcttaggAAAAGCAGATGATGTTCTGAATGGAGATCATGACAGGGGACAAAAAGGTCCTTATTTTGTGGAGACCCCCTATGGTTATCAACTAGACTTAGATTTCCTCAAATACGTAGATGACATACAGAAAGgaaacaccatcaagaaagtgaacaTCCAGAAGAGGCGGAAGCCATCTGTGCCACGCCCAGAAACCAGGGCCGCACCTGGCCATCAAGGTGTGTGGACTTCCACCGAGtccctctcatcctccagcagtGATGGCAACAAGCAGTTAGCCCAAAGTGAAGTTACATCAGCTCCAGTCCCAAGGCCACCTGCCCCTCTGGAGACCTCACCCACTTTTCTTACCATCCCAGAAAGCCGACAGCTGCCACCACCATCCCCGCAACTCCCAAAGCACAACCTTCATGTCACCAAGACACTGATGGAGACCCGGAGAAGACTCGAACAGGAGAGAGTCACCATGCAGGTGGCACCTGGTGAGTTCCGAAGGCCCAGGCTGGCCAGTTTTGGAGGCGTGGGCTCCACGAGCTCCCTCTCCTCATTTATGGGTTCTGGAAACCACAATCACGCCATGCAGCAGCATCAGAATGGATACCAAGGCAACGGGGATTATGGTGGCTATGCCCCAGCTGCTGCCACCACCTCTTCCATGGGGAGTTCCATCCGCCACAGCCCTCTGAGCTCAGGGATCTCCACTCCAGTGACCAACGTGAGCCCCGTGCACCTGCAGCACATCCGTGAGCAGATGGCCATTGCCCTGAAACGCCTGAAAGAGCTAGAAGAGCAGGTGCGAACCATCCCTGTGCTCCAGGTGAAGATCTCTGTCTTgcaagaggagaaaaggcagtTGGCTTCACAGTTGAAAGACCACAGAGCTGCATCCCAGAACGATGTCTGTGGTGTGAGAAAGAGGTCCTACAGTGCTGGGAATGCATCCCAGCTGGAACACCTCTCCAGGACCCAGAGAAGTGGCGGGGAATTATACATTGACTAtgaggagggagaaatggaggGGGCGGAGCAGAGCACCCAGAGGATAAAGGAATTCCGGCAGCTCACAGCAAACATGCAGGCCCTGGAGCAGAAGATCCAGGACAGCAGCTGTGAGGCCTCCTCAGAGCTCAGGGAGAACGGGCAGTGTCGGCGTCGAGAGTGCCAGTCTGTGGCTGTGGGTGCTGATGAGAACATGGACAGCATTGTCGTGCACCACAGGGGCGCCAGGTCCTGTAAGGATGTTGCTGTAGGCACGGTCACCGCGACGAGGAATTCTGGGGTCAGTGTGACAGAAGCCATGCTTGGAGTGACTACCGAAGCTGACAAAGAAATTGAGCTGCAACAGCAGACCATAGAAGCCTTAAAGGAAAAGATCTATCGCCTGGAAGTACAGCTTAAAGAAACCACCCATGACCGGGAGATGACTAAACTCAAGCAAGAGCTGCAAGCTGCTGGCTCGAGAAAAAAAGTTGACAAAGCTATGATGGCCCAGCCGCTTGTTTTCAGCAAGGTGGTGGAGGCAGTGATACCCACAAGAGACCAAATAGCTGGCAGTCACGTGGACGTGGTTGACACCTGTGTCGGGACCTGTGTGCAGACAAATAGCGTAGGCATCTCCTGCCAGCCCGATCGTGAGAATAAAATGGTGGGGCCTGAGCTGCCCATGAATTGGTGGATTGTTAAGGAAAGGGTGGAAATGCACGACCGATGTACTGGGCGGTCTGTGGGGACGTGTGACAAGAGCGTGGGTGTGGACATCAGCGTCTGTGAAACAGGCAGCAACACGGAGGAGTCTGTGAGCGACCTGACACTCCTCAAGACCAACCTGAATCTCAAAGAAGTCCGCTCCATCGGCTGCGGAGATTGCTCTGTCGATGTGATCGTCTGCTCCCCAAGGGAGTGCATCTCCCGGAGTGTGAACACGGAGGCCGTCAGCCAGGTGGAAGCTGCTGTCATGGCAGTGCCTCGAACCACGAGCCAGCACAGCAGCACGGTTCTAGAACAGGTGTCCCAGTTCACCAACACCGAGACAGCTACCCTCACAGAGTCCTGCACCAACACTTCCCTCAGCACCATGGACAAGCACACCAGCACCCGGACTGTGGAGATGCGGACTGTGGCGGTCGGAGAAGGCCGCGTCAAGGACGTCAGCTCCGCTAAGATGCGGTCCGTCGGAGTTGGAACGGTGCTCTCCGGCGCCTCTGGGTTCGACAGGCCATCCTCTGTGAAGACCAAAGAGTCAGGCGTGGGGCACATCAGTATTAACGACAACTGTCTGGTTGGTCTGAAAATGAGGACCATAGCTTGTGGCCCTCCACAGTTGACAGTGGGGCCGAACGGCAGCCGGAGGAGTGTAGGGGTTGGGGACGAGCCCGTAGGAGAGTTCGTGgagagcccccagccccaggctccgTCCAGAATGGTGACAGGCTTGGATCACTACATTGAGCGTGTCCAGAAGCTGCTGGCAGAGCAGCAGGCGCTGCTGGCTGAGAACTACAGTGAACTGGCAGAAGCTTTTGGGGAACCTCACTCACAGATTGGCTCCCTCAACTCCCAGCTCATCAACGCCTTATCGTCAATCAACTCTGTCGTGAAGTCTGCAAGTGCTGAAGAGCTGAGGCCTGACTTCCTGAAAACCAGCCTGGGTAAGGTCACAGGTAGGTGGTGCTCCTGAGGGTTCTGGGAGTGAGAGAGGATGGGGGACAGTGGAAATCCAGGaggtagggattttttttttttttgcctggcgGAGCTATTTTTTGGAATCATGGAGAAAGCTTCAGAATGGTAATGGGTAGAATGAAAACCAAGAATCTAAATCCATAAGCAGCTCTGCTGATTCTCATTATCTGATGGTTTCATTAAGGCTAGAAGAAGAAAAGCATACTAGTGTTGGCTGGCTTAGGGGCTGTCTTGGGGGGCTGCTGGTTTGCTAGATGTCTTTCCGTTATGTACTTGCTCATTTTATACAGGATGGCCTGAAAAAAAGTCCTGCCCTGTTTGTATCCGCAATTACCAGTGTATGATCAATGAAAAAATACTGGTATGAagtgtttttaattaaaactttttatgAGGGGACAGAGATTCCATTAATTCATGTATCAGTTCAACAAATAATGATTACATACCTGCTTTGTTTCAAACATAGGTATAGGCTCTTGTTTTCATGGTGCTTACATTTCCAGTTGGGGGCACAGGCAATAAACAATATACCTAAACATGTCAGGAGGTGGTACGTGCTATGAAGGAAGGAACTCCACTTAGAGGAACAGTGAGTGGTGGCGGAGAGGTGAGGGCAGTTGGAGATGGCGTGGtccaggaaggcctctctgacAAGGAGCCCCTGAGCCAGAACCCTGAGACAAGGGAGGCCTTTCCCACTGTTCATTTTGTTAGGTGCttacatttttgtctttctcataCTTTCCCTTATTCATTGGGATTCCTGCTCACCccggcttttcttttttcttttaataaatttatttatttatttttgggtgcattgggtcttctttgctgtgcgtgggcgctctctagttgcggtgagcgggggctgctcttcgttgcagtgcgtgggcttctcgttgcggtggcttctcttgttgcacagcatgggctctaggtgtgcgggcttcagtagttgtgtctcacaggttctagagcgcaggctcagtagttgtggcgcatgggcctagttgcttcgcggcatgtggggtcttcccagaccacagctcgaatccgtgtcccctgcattggcaggtggattcttaactaccgcgccaccagggaaggccctggctCTTCTTTAAATTGAAGCTAATAATGGAGAAATTACCCTGGAAGATTTGGTGACATGCTATTTCCCTGTGAGCCTCACTAAAATAAGTTCCCCTGTTGTCAGCTGCATGTGGTTCTAATTGTACATATTATCATCCTACCACTGGGTTCCATTCCTGGCTCTCGAGCTGTCACAAAGCAGCATGACCTGGGGAAGGAAGGTCATCCTTCTTTATACTTCCTTGTGAAATGGGCAGTCAAAGGGCATCCATCCTGTATGGTTGTCAGTGTTTTCATCACTGACCCCCAGTGAGCACAGGGTGGCCTTTGTCGTCCTGGGGGGGGTGCTGCTAGCACGTCCAGTgtggtttcttttgttgatgtgccAAAGTGTAGCTGAGGTTTGGGAAGTACTAAAGAAACACACTCTACTCTGGCCCGGTGctacacaaaaaatgaattaaagtgCTTCAAATGATTGGTGTAGTGtgcattaaatttaattttatgtggAAACGTGCAGTAGAGACTTAAATGGAACTTAATAAACAAAAGGTTCAAATTCTTTGTTTCCCTCTATAACCAAAAGAGCAATGGTTAAAATAGActgaaatagattatttttatatcttctgaGGTTTCACCTCCAAACCTGAATTAGTTTTTAGTAGCTGTGCTGTGGACCAGATAGCTTATTGTGGAAGAAAACTGAACATGACAGTGACAGCTGATGTATGACATATTTTTGCCTTTTGGAGTTAAAGGAGTCTAATAAATTTACAGGGAGTCATTTTAGAGTCAAGAGATTAAAATGATGTTTGAACCGAAGCAAGGTCTTAAGTAACTAATAATATGTCTGtttctacttctttttaaaaatcatgatgtCAGATGTTGAAGTCAAAATGAAACTCTTAAATACCTCCAGACACACATGGTACAGTGCATCATCCGTTGTAAGAGCATTTTCCTGCcagccttcctccctcctcccgaAACTGGGGTTTCTATTTCACATTCCTGCCAGAAATATTCAGGTGAATCGTTGGGGTAATCTGCCTGGCACCCAGAGCATCAAGACCCAGGGAGGAGGTTTTGTCTGGCTGTGTTACAGTGTTTTTTGGTCTATTTCCAGTCACACTGACATTCCAGACATCACTATTTCGATCTGACCCTACACATGAACACCTGATTAATCAGCTAAAATGCAGGAGACCTACAACATTTGTGAACAAAAGTATAAATATTCTTCATAGAACTTACTTGATCATAGTGGCAGCTCCCTCTCAGAGCATGCAAGAACaactttaaattatttctgtaaTTCCCATCACATTTGTATTTTGCTTTAAAGTTCTAATGAAGGAATTAGGTTAGGAACTCAATCCAGAGAATTACATTTTTGTTATCTCGTGTGTGTTGTATGGGCTGGAAATGAAAGCAGTTCAGTGTAGTAGAGATCTCAACGTCTGCAGGCTGTGAAGAGTGAAGGTGTGTCAAATGTACCCCAGCTTATTGTTCACACCGAACACTACAGAATATTGCTCACATACAGTCTAGAATACATTTCTTGACCttggggaagatggcggaagagtaagatgcagagatcaccttcctccccacagatacactaGAATACCTTTCTGTACCAAAAGGAAAATGGAGTATAGAAAGGTAGTCATCTCAAACTTTCTTCCCCAAATCAAATGATAAGAAGTTTGAGTTTGACATCGCCAAAAAGAGCATATAAATGATCACTTATGTGAACCTAGTACTTTAGTTTAAAGAATTTAAGTTTGGGCTccaaagccaggtattctgggtTCGAGTTCCTTCTCGGCACTAGGACAGGTTGTCTTTGTTCCCCTACAGGGTTGAAATGAAGATTTAGTGTGTCAGTGTGAGTAAAGCATTTGGGATAGTCTGCACCACAGAGGATAAATGCTGGCTCTCATTGTTAACTGTTTTCTGTACTTCCAGAAATGGAAATGTAGATCTAGAACAAACTGCCAAACAAATGCGCTACAAATAGTCTTTTGTGTTTAATGCAAATTATTGTCTTCGTAATTCTGGCTGGCCAtcgccttcccccaccccccaatggTTACACCTCCCCAGCTAACAATTTTATCAAGCTAAGGAAATATATCAATAACAATGGGAAAACACAAAATGAGTAGAATAAATTTTCAATTCAGATTCTTTCAGAATCTATGTCAAAGCTCAAAATGAAGCCTAAAATTAAATTAGGTGTATATTGGTACCAAACCCAGAGAATTCTCTTCAGTTTTCCTAGGGTTGAAGATTTGAGGGTATTGCTTTTTAGTATGCAAAAGAGCATTATTTTTATCAGCAAAATAATAATGCCTAACACTCCTATTCAATTTCTTGAAGTTATAACTGGAGTATGTGCTCATAACACATTAACAGTTCAGAAGAGCATAAAATACTGAGAGCCTCCCACATGCTCTCATGGGGTAACCCCTTGTGTGTTTGGTGTGTACAAGTGTGCAGGTCTGTATTTTAGACACATTCTGTTTTGACAGCATTTGAATCGTACATATTCTATGTCATTTTTCACGTCAAACATCACAAACATTTTTTCAGGATTTAAGAGACAATGTCACAGTTTTGATGCAGCTGGAATTTGGTGGTAATCAAAGATGATCTGTAAAGTACTTTTAAT
It includes:
- the KANK1 gene encoding KN motif and ankyrin repeat domain-containing protein 1 isoform X2, yielding MAHTTKVNGCASGKADDVLNGDHDRGQKGPYFVETPYGYQLDLDFLKYVDDIQKGNTIKKVNIQKRRKPSVPRPETRAAPGHQGVWTSTESLSSSSSDGNKQLAQSEVTSAPVPRPPAPLETSPTFLTIPESRQLPPPSPQLPKHNLHVTKTLMETRRRLEQERVTMQVAPGEFRRPRLASFGGVGSTSSLSSFMGSGNHNHAMQQHQNGYQGNGDYGGYAPAAATTSSMGSSIRHSPLSSGISTPVTNVSPVHLQHIREQMAIALKRLKELEEQVRTIPVLQVKISVLQEEKRQLASQLKDHRAASQNDVCGVRKRSYSAGNASQLEHLSRTQRSGGELYIDYEEGEMEGAEQSTQRIKEFRQLTANMQALEQKIQDSSCEASSELRENGQCRRRECQSVAVGADENMDSIVVHHRGARSCKDVAVGTVTATRNSGVSVTEAMLGVTTEADKEIELQQQTIEALKEKIYRLEVQLKETTHDREMTKLKQELQAAGSRKKVDKAMMAQPLVFSKVVEAVIPTRDQIAGSHVDVVDTCVGTCVQTNSVGISCQPDRENKMVGPELPMNWWIVKERVEMHDRCTGRSVGTCDKSVGVDISVCETGSNTEESVSDLTLLKTNLNLKEVRSIGCGDCSVDVIVCSPRECISRSVNTEAVSQVEAAVMAVPRTTSQHSSTVLEQVSQFTNTETATLTESCTNTSLSTMDKHTSTRTVEMRTVAVGEGRVKDVSSAKMRSVGVGTVLSGASGFDRPSSVKTKESGVGHISINDNCLVGLKMRTIACGPPQLTVGPNGSRRSVGVGDEPVGEFVESPQPQAPSRMVTGLDHYIERVQKLLAEQQALLAENYSELAEAFGEPHSQIGSLNSQLINALSSINSVVKSASAEELRPDFLKTSLGSNLEYTCKCGSLQSGGPLNSQTSRHEQEVGTTEGKPISSQDTFPTQESTLSPVNLTDDQIAAGLYVCTNNESTLKSIMKKKDANKDSNGAKKNLQFVGINGGYETTSSDDSSSDESSSSESDDECDVPEYPPEEVEDEEEDQDTRGMAEGHHAVNVEGLTSSRVEDEMQVPECEPEKVEIRERYELSEKMLSACNLLKNNINDPKALTSKDMRFCLNTLQHEWFRVSSQKSAIPAMVGDYIAAFEAISPDVLRHIINMADGNGNTALHYSVSHSNFEIVKLLLDADVCNVDHQNKAGYTPIMLAALAAVEAEKDMRVVEELFACGDVNAKASQAGQTALMLAVSHGRIDMVKGLLACGADVNIQDDEGSTALMCASEHGHVEIVKLLLAQPGCNGHLEDNDGSTALSIALEAGHKDIAVLLYAHVNFAKAQSPGTPRLGRKTSPGPTHRGSFD